The Neoasaia chiangmaiensis sequence CGGTCTCCTTCGCACCGAGATGGGTGCCAACCACCGTGATGGTCTCGCTGCGATCCGCTGTCGAGGTGCTCGATTTCGTCGTGCTTTTTGCACTGTTCCTGATCGCCTGCCCGGTCGTCGTGCCGGGAAGTGAGATGATCTGCGCGCGGGCGGTGACCGTCCAGCCTGCGGCGAGTGGCAAGGCAAGCGCAAGTACCGAGATCCGACGTATTGTCCCATTGTCCCGTTGCATAAACGAAGCTCCTTCCGCATGCACCCGACGTTCCGATATAGGAACGTTGCCTTAGAAGAACTTCGTCAGTCTATTGCAGAGTCGGCTGCAACCAATAACCTGTCGTTATCGCCTTGGGGAAAGATGCCCCGCTAATTTTCGACCGGTGCCCCCAGGCGGAAACCATATCTATGCCGTTTTGATGCCCGTGGTTGCTCTCCTCCTGCTGCTCTGGCCTCAAAAAACAACCAGTCCGATGCTGTCGAAATATGCGTAATGCTATCGCGGGCTATAAAATCGGGAACGACGGTACTTTTATGTGAACCATTCCGGAATGAGAACGAGAATGTCGTCAGAAATGGGACAGTAACGCTGCGAACACGCCCGTTCGTGAATTCAGCCTGGTCTTGATTTCGAAGCGCATAAAAACTGTTGCCGAACATAGCCCCGATGCGGCGGCAATGCTCATCTGGCGTCGAGCTGACAGGGGTTGTCGGGATTGCGCCCCTGCGCGGGTTGGCAACAAGGCTTTCCGAGGAATGGTCAAGAAATGGAAACGCAGCATTTATATCATTTCCATTTTTTTGGTTTTATTGCACGCTAAAAATACCGCTAACGCCGAGGGGAAACCTCCGCCCCGGTTCCACATGCCTGCCATATGAAAGATAGCGCCATGAACACTGCCCTCCCCCGCGACCCGACACTTCTGGTCGCCCGCGTCCTTCTGGCATCCCTCTTCGTCCTGATGGGATGGGGCAAACTTACCGGCTTCACCGCGACGGTGGGTTACATGGCGAACACCGGAGCGCCGCTTCCCGCCCTGTCCGCCATCATCGCCGTCATCACCGAACTGGGTATCGGCATCGCCCTCCTCGCAGGCTTTCTGACAACCCCGCTGTCAGTAATTCTGGCCATCTATACCATTGCAACCGCCTTCATCGGGCATCATTACTGGACGTTCAGCGGAATGGCGCGCTACGACATGTGGATCCACTTCTACAAGAACTTCAGCATCGCCGGCGGCCTGCTTGCCCTTGCCGCGACTGGCGCTGGACGCTTCTCCCTGGATGCATACCGCCGATAACGCACCATGAAGATCGGGAAACACAGGCTTTCCCGATCTTCTCTGGTACCGTCCTTTTCAGGACATAAGGTTATGCGGTTCCTGAAATCGTTCTCGAAGAGAGCGCCCGTACCGACCACTTCAAACTCGATCAAGCCGCGCCGATCGCCACGCCCGATGAACTGACGTAATATGACGGCATCATCGTCGGCTCCCGCCAGCCGGGCGGCAACGAACTGGAGGGGGCGACATTCCTCGGCCAGCATGTCGCGGGAATCGTACACAAACTGACCTGATCCCCGCTGACGCGAAGCGGATGGGCCATGGTCTGTGCCACATATCGTGGAGAGATCATGGCCCTTGCCTTATCGTGGCGGCACAGTCTCACAAGCCCGGGACCGCCCAGGGCGGGTGTTCGAATGCCGCGATCAGGTGCTCCAGGAAGGCATTCACCCGGAAAGGCCGGAGTGTGTTGCTGGAGGTCACGAGATACAGCGCAATCCCGGCAGCTTCCCAGTCGGGCAAAATTTCCTCAAAACTCCCGTCACGCAGTCCCTGCCAAACCATGAATTCCGGGAACAGACCAAATCCCAGATTGGCTTGTAGCGCGGGCAGAAAAGCTTCGGCATT is a genomic window containing:
- a CDS encoding DoxX family protein encodes the protein MNTALPRDPTLLVARVLLASLFVLMGWGKLTGFTATVGYMANTGAPLPALSAIIAVITELGIGIALLAGFLTTPLSVILAIYTIATAFIGHHYWTFSGMARYDMWIHFYKNFSIAGGLLALAATGAGRFSLDAYRR